In Chthoniobacterales bacterium, a single window of DNA contains:
- the rpsU gene encoding 30S ribosomal protein S21 has product MPEVLVRKGEPIDRALKRLKGKMDSEGIMDEVRRLRAFETPTQKYRRKAKANAKRAKMKQRFNLH; this is encoded by the coding sequence ATGCCCGAAGTTCTCGTTCGAAAAGGTGAACCCATCGACCGCGCCCTCAAGCGCCTGAAAGGCAAGATGGACTCCGAGGGAATCATGGACGAAGTGCGCCGCCTGCGCGCCTTCGAAACTCCCACGCAGAAATATCGTCGCAAAGCCAAGGCCAACGCCAAGCGCGCGAAGATGAAGCAACGCTTCAATCTGCACTAA
- a CDS encoding DEAD/DEAH box helicase — MQKKPFAELGLSPEVLKAVEKMGFEEASPIQSAAIPTLLTGVDVIGQSQTGSGKTAAFSIPAIERVDPSIRAAQVLILCPTRELAVQVAEEVAKLAAFKRGLRELPIYGGASYDRQIRGLKDGAQIVIGTPGRVIDHLDRGTLRLEDLKMVILDEADRMLDMGFRDDIENILQQAPEDRQTVLFSATMPRGIQELIRKYTTNPQNVRIEPQTVSMPAIDQVYYEVDRRSKLEALSRIIDVQNIKCSIIFCATKMMCDQLTEHLIARGYIADKLHGDVTQAMRERVMKRFRDRKIEFLVATDVAARGLDVDDIEVVFNYDLPHDGEDYVHRIGRTGRAGRSGRAITFVAGREIRKLESMIHLTKGRIRREKVPSIEEVEEKRANQTFELLRETLEAGEYAKRDSLIDRLLDQGHSATDIASALLHLLGTDTARPAVEPEPIRESAPHRDFGDRPSRYDREDRGGTSRRERPARAISDVSDEPGMTRLVFTAGRFSEVRPADVVGTVLGLSGIPREGIGAIHIEAKHTLVDIADDHVHAVINALAGIKFKGRKLAVFIPDPK; from the coding sequence ATGCAGAAGAAACCATTCGCGGAGCTTGGGCTCTCGCCGGAAGTCCTGAAGGCCGTCGAAAAGATGGGCTTTGAGGAGGCTTCCCCCATTCAATCCGCAGCCATTCCCACCCTCCTCACGGGTGTCGATGTCATCGGCCAATCCCAGACCGGCTCCGGAAAGACCGCCGCGTTTTCCATTCCTGCGATCGAGCGCGTCGACCCATCCATCCGCGCGGCGCAGGTTCTCATCCTTTGCCCGACGCGCGAGCTGGCCGTCCAGGTCGCCGAGGAAGTCGCCAAGCTCGCGGCTTTCAAACGGGGATTGCGCGAGCTGCCCATCTACGGCGGGGCGTCCTACGACCGGCAGATTCGCGGCCTCAAGGATGGCGCGCAGATCGTCATCGGCACGCCTGGCCGGGTGATCGATCACCTCGATCGCGGCACGCTGCGACTCGAGGATCTCAAGATGGTCATCCTCGACGAGGCGGATCGCATGCTCGACATGGGCTTCCGCGATGACATCGAGAACATCCTCCAGCAGGCCCCGGAGGACCGCCAGACCGTGCTTTTCTCGGCGACAATGCCTCGCGGAATTCAGGAGCTGATCCGCAAATACACGACGAACCCGCAGAACGTGCGCATCGAGCCGCAGACCGTCTCCATGCCCGCGATCGACCAGGTCTACTACGAGGTCGACCGCCGCTCGAAGCTCGAGGCGCTCTCGCGCATCATCGACGTGCAGAACATCAAGTGCTCCATCATCTTCTGCGCGACGAAGATGATGTGCGACCAGCTCACGGAGCATCTCATCGCCCGCGGCTACATCGCGGACAAGCTCCACGGCGACGTCACGCAGGCCATGCGCGAGCGCGTGATGAAGCGCTTCCGCGATCGCAAGATCGAGTTTCTCGTCGCCACGGATGTCGCTGCACGCGGGCTCGACGTCGACGACATCGAGGTCGTCTTCAACTACGATCTGCCGCACGACGGGGAGGACTACGTCCACCGCATCGGTCGCACCGGCCGGGCAGGCCGCAGCGGACGCGCGATCACGTTCGTCGCCGGTCGCGAGATTCGGAAGCTCGAGAGCATGATCCATCTCACGAAGGGCCGCATCCGCCGTGAAAAGGTCCCGTCGATCGAGGAGGTGGAGGAGAAGCGCGCGAACCAGACGTTCGAGTTGCTGCGTGAGACCCTCGAAGCCGGCGAATACGCCAAGCGCGACTCGCTCATCGATCGTCTGCTGGATCAGGGGCACTCCGCCACCGACATCGCGAGTGCGCTGCTGCACCTGCTCGGCACCGATACCGCCCGCCCTGCGGTCGAACCGGAACCCATCCGGGAATCCGCCCCGCACCGGGATTTCGGCGATCGGCCTTCGCGTTACGACCGCGAAGATCGCGGCGGCACCTCCCGACGCGAACGTCCGGCCCGCGCGATTTCGGATGTCTCGGACGAGCCGGGAATGACGCGCCTGGTGTTCACGGCAGGTCGTTTCAGCGAAGTGCGTCCGGCGGACGTCGTCGGCACCGTGCTCGGGCTGAGCGGCATTCCGCGCGAAGGCATCGGCGCGATCCACATCGAGGCGAAGCACACGCTCGTCGACATCGCTGACGACCACGTGCACGCCGTCATCAACGCGCTCGCGGGCATCAAGTTCAAGGGGCGCAAGCTCGCGGTTTTCATTCCCGATCCGAAATAA
- a CDS encoding polysaccharide deacetylase family protein: MPGVGRTIAITFDDGPSAKLTPQLLDILKARGVKATFFVVGQNAAEYPDILKRAVAEGHEIGNHSWSHLQLNRLGDAALTAQIEKTNAAIKAAIGHDPVVMRPPYGATNAKLDRRFNEQWGLKVIIWDVDPLDWKYRNSARVQNTILSQTKPGSIILVHDIHPTSVAAMPATLDALLAKGYKFVTVSELIAMGEETPATPPPAPTPVGPATPSPSSSPVPAATPANSITVPSSSPTPTP; this comes from the coding sequence GTGCCGGGAGTCGGCCGCACGATCGCGATCACCTTCGACGACGGCCCGTCGGCAAAACTCACGCCACAGCTTCTCGACATCCTCAAGGCCCGCGGCGTCAAGGCCACCTTCTTCGTCGTCGGACAGAACGCCGCAGAATACCCCGACATCCTCAAGCGCGCTGTCGCCGAGGGTCACGAAATCGGCAATCACAGCTGGAGCCATTTGCAGTTGAATCGCCTCGGCGATGCCGCGCTGACCGCGCAAATCGAGAAGACCAACGCCGCAATCAAGGCCGCCATCGGGCACGATCCCGTCGTCATGCGGCCGCCCTACGGCGCGACGAACGCCAAGCTCGACCGCCGTTTCAACGAGCAGTGGGGATTGAAGGTGATCATCTGGGACGTCGACCCTCTCGACTGGAAATATCGCAATTCCGCACGCGTGCAGAATACGATTCTCAGCCAGACGAAGCCGGGCTCGATCATCCTCGTGCACGACATTCACCCGACCTCCGTCGCCGCAATGCCGGCCACGCTCGATGCCCTGCTCGCGAAAGGCTATAAGTTCGTCACGGTCTCCGAATTGATCGCGATGGGAGAAGAAACTCCCGCAACGCCCCCGCCGGCTCCGACGCCAGTAGGACCAGCGACGCCATCGCCATCGTCTTCACCGGTTCCGGCCGCGACTCCCGCAAATTCGATTACGGTGCCTTCGTCGAGTCCGACTCCGACGCCCTAG
- a CDS encoding LysR family transcriptional regulator, with protein sequence MQIETFKVFRDLVETSSFSRAAEVNGITQSAVSQQVRAIERKFNVTLIDRGKRSLELTDEGRAFLAASRDILDAYENLGNRLESIRRVVEGEVRLATVHSIGLHELPPYLRAFRKLHPGVEVKVDYCRYSEVYDSVRDGSSDLGLVAYPVRRPGLRVMTFWRDKLVLICAPGHRLARKKRARLADLVGEKFVAFEPDLPTRKEIDKRLRERGVRIRPILEFDNIETVKRAVAIEEAVSIVPEICVRDEVRGETLVAVEIDEPEMWRPLGALVQRAKEPETALKEFLGMLEKTDMGRL encoded by the coding sequence GTGCAAATAGAGACGTTCAAGGTGTTTCGTGATCTGGTGGAAACTAGCAGTTTCTCCCGGGCGGCGGAAGTGAACGGCATCACCCAGAGCGCGGTGAGCCAGCAGGTGCGCGCCATCGAACGGAAGTTCAACGTCACCCTGATCGATCGCGGCAAACGCTCGCTGGAACTCACGGACGAAGGCCGCGCCTTTCTCGCAGCGAGCCGAGACATCCTCGACGCCTACGAAAACCTCGGCAATCGCCTCGAATCGATCCGGCGGGTCGTGGAAGGCGAGGTGCGCCTGGCCACCGTCCACAGCATCGGCCTTCACGAGCTGCCTCCCTACCTGCGCGCATTTCGAAAACTGCATCCCGGCGTGGAAGTGAAGGTGGACTACTGCCGCTACAGCGAGGTGTATGACTCCGTGCGCGATGGCTCGAGCGACCTTGGCCTGGTCGCCTATCCCGTCCGGCGTCCGGGCCTGCGCGTGATGACGTTCTGGCGCGACAAGCTCGTGCTCATCTGCGCGCCGGGGCATCGGCTGGCCCGGAAGAAGCGGGCGCGACTGGCGGATCTCGTGGGCGAGAAGTTTGTCGCCTTCGAGCCCGACCTGCCGACGCGCAAGGAGATCGACAAGCGGCTGCGCGAGCGCGGGGTGCGGATCAGGCCGATCCTCGAATTCGACAATATCGAGACGGTGAAGCGGGCGGTGGCTATCGAGGAGGCCGTTTCCATAGTGCCGGAAATCTGCGTCCGGGACGAAGTGCGCGGGGAAACCCTCGTCGCGGTCGAGATCGACGAGCCCGAGATGTGGCGCCCGCTCGGCGCATTGGTCCAGCGAGCGAAGGAACCGGAAACCGCGCTCAAAGAATTTCTCGGCATGCTTGAAAAAACCGACATGGGGCGGCTTTAA
- a CDS encoding L,D-transpeptidase, whose product MNRRFELPFHASLAAVAVALAGCSSSQYANTPYLGQEYQTQIIGSSQAHEVVDDVSYWDGGGSGSPSITINLSEQRAYFYRGRQLVGVALVATGKEGYDTPAGTFRIMEKIQDKESDLFGWMYDASGNVVNYDADIRRDPVPPGGRFEGAKMPYWMRLTSGGVGMHQGPIPVPGSPASHGCIRVSKTVIADFFAAAQVGMPVRVEY is encoded by the coding sequence ATGAATCGCCGGTTCGAACTCCCTTTCCATGCTTCCCTTGCGGCGGTTGCCGTCGCTCTTGCCGGCTGTTCGAGCAGCCAATACGCGAACACGCCGTATCTCGGGCAGGAATACCAGACGCAGATCATTGGTTCCAGCCAGGCCCACGAGGTCGTCGACGACGTGAGCTACTGGGATGGCGGCGGCAGCGGCTCGCCCTCGATCACGATCAATCTCTCCGAGCAGCGCGCCTATTTCTACCGCGGTCGCCAGCTCGTGGGTGTCGCCCTCGTCGCGACGGGCAAGGAAGGCTACGACACGCCCGCCGGCACGTTCCGCATCATGGAAAAGATCCAGGACAAGGAATCGGATCTGTTCGGCTGGATGTATGATGCCTCCGGCAACGTGGTGAATTACGACGCGGATATCCGGCGCGATCCCGTGCCGCCCGGCGGACGTTTCGAAGGCGCGAAGATGCCCTACTGGATGCGGCTCACCAGCGGCGGCGTTGGCATGCACCAGGGCCCCATCCCCGTTCCCGGCTCGCCCGCATCGCATGGATGCATTCGTGTAAGCAAGACGGTGATCGCGGATTTCTTTGCCGCAGCGCAGGTCGGCATGCCGGTGCGCGTCGAGTATTGA
- a CDS encoding NAD-dependent epimerase/dehydratase family protein, whose amino-acid sequence MARILVAGCGFLGEAAADFFAAKGWSVIGLTGSEESAARLAGKPYSVFAADLTSAASVAALRDRIGPCAAVLHCASSGRGGADAYRAIYVDGCTNLAARFPEARLIFTSSTSVYAQTDGDWVDEDSPAEPFRETGRLLLEAEAVTRHASGAILRLAGIYGPGRSVLRRKFLDGTAVLENGGTRWINQIHRDDAVAAVDAIMSAKDPIGLCNVVDGRPATQREVYGWLAEHFDRPLPPEGPADLHRKRGWTSKRVSNARLRALGWTPAFPSYREALPTLP is encoded by the coding sequence TTGGCTAGGATTTTAGTTGCCGGCTGCGGTTTCCTCGGGGAAGCCGCAGCCGATTTTTTTGCCGCGAAAGGCTGGTCCGTCATCGGCCTGACCGGCAGTGAGGAGTCTGCCGCGCGTCTCGCCGGAAAGCCCTATTCGGTTTTCGCGGCGGATCTCACGAGCGCTGCCTCGGTCGCCGCGCTGCGTGATCGCATCGGCCCTTGCGCGGCCGTCCTCCACTGCGCGAGTTCCGGTCGAGGCGGCGCGGACGCTTATCGCGCGATCTATGTCGACGGCTGCACGAATCTCGCAGCGAGGTTTCCCGAGGCCCGGCTGATTTTTACGAGCAGCACCTCGGTTTATGCACAGACCGATGGAGATTGGGTGGATGAAGACAGTCCCGCCGAGCCGTTTCGCGAAACGGGCCGTCTGCTTCTCGAGGCGGAGGCCGTCACGCGCCACGCCAGCGGCGCCATCCTGCGGTTGGCGGGAATATACGGTCCGGGGCGCTCGGTGCTGAGACGCAAGTTTCTCGATGGAACGGCCGTCCTGGAAAACGGGGGCACGCGATGGATCAATCAGATCCATCGTGACGACGCGGTGGCGGCGGTGGACGCGATCATGTCCGCCAAAGATCCGATCGGCCTCTGCAACGTCGTCGATGGTCGCCCCGCGACTCAGCGCGAGGTTTACGGCTGGCTCGCCGAGCATTTTGACCGTCCGCTTCCGCCGGAAGGCCCCGCCGATCTCCATCGCAAACGGGGCTGGACCAGCAAACGCGTGAGTAACGCCAGACTCCGCGCGCTGGGCTGGACTCCGGCATTTCCAAGCTATCGCGAGGCTCTGCCGACGCTTCCGTAA
- the mtnP gene encoding S-methyl-5'-thioadenosine phosphorylase: protein MENSLPDSTGNAIGVIGGSGLYEIEGFENARNYEVETPFGAPSDPIVGGTLHGRSVFFLPRHGKGHRLAPHEINHRANIYALRMLGVRWILCVTAVGSLKEDYAPREIVLPAQFYDRTSNRSSNTFFGNGIVAHVSFADPISSHLRTLLAQTCSVLRKDYHSGGTYVCIDGPAFSTRAESESYRREGYDVIGMTNLPEAKLAREAEMALATLAMVTDYDCWKTSEDPVTAESVVSHLTANAATAKEVLAKVIPRIPMEPNWPEHSALQDAIVTPREYWPQETLDKLRVLLDRFA from the coding sequence ATGGAAAACTCCCTCCCAGATTCCACCGGCAACGCCATCGGCGTGATCGGCGGCAGCGGCCTTTACGAAATCGAAGGCTTTGAGAATGCCCGCAACTATGAGGTAGAAACGCCCTTCGGCGCGCCCTCCGATCCGATCGTGGGAGGCACCCTCCACGGTCGCTCCGTCTTCTTCCTGCCCCGGCACGGCAAGGGCCACCGACTCGCACCTCACGAAATCAACCACCGGGCGAACATCTATGCACTGCGCATGCTGGGAGTGCGCTGGATTCTCTGCGTGACCGCCGTTGGGAGCCTCAAGGAGGACTACGCGCCCCGGGAAATCGTTCTGCCGGCGCAATTCTACGACCGCACGAGCAATCGGTCCTCCAACACGTTTTTTGGCAACGGCATTGTCGCGCACGTCAGTTTTGCGGACCCGATCAGCTCGCACCTGCGCACCTTGCTTGCGCAGACATGTTCCGTTTTGCGGAAGGACTACCACTCGGGCGGCACCTACGTCTGCATCGACGGCCCCGCCTTCTCGACCCGGGCGGAATCCGAATCGTATCGCCGCGAGGGTTACGACGTGATCGGGATGACGAATCTGCCGGAGGCCAAACTGGCCCGCGAAGCCGAAATGGCGCTCGCGACGCTGGCAATGGTCACCGACTACGACTGCTGGAAAACGAGCGAGGACCCCGTCACGGCGGAGTCGGTCGTTTCCCATCTCACCGCGAATGCCGCGACCGCCAAGGAGGTGCTCGCAAAGGTGATTCCGCGCATTCCCATGGAGCCGAACTGGCCCGAACACTCGGCCCTGCAGGACGCCATCGTGACCCCGCGTGAATATTGGCCTCAGGAAACGCTCGACAAGCTGCGCGTGCTGCTTGATCGATTTGCGTAG
- the creC gene encoding two-component system sensor histidine kinase CreC, producing MSLTARILLGFLVLALAGFYFLVQPVLDRVERQYLEAAEEPMVDTAEILAGIVSQEFATSGHLPPTLGPGLRAATTRELTAKIFNLRKKHVTMDVYVTDARGIVIFDSAHPERVGRDFSGFRDVKRTLEGKYGARSTRDDEADDMSSVMYVGAPILVHGVILGTLTVYKPQQAMRTFIAAARRRLLIVALGAIAAFLLVGLLLSRWVVEPIVRLTRHAEAISRGERPPPPRLPGRQFRVLGDSLERMRDALEDRNYVASYVQTLSHEMKAPVAAIRGAAELLQEELPPDRREQFLTNIGTESIRLQNLIEQLLALSSLESRKRLENPQPVDLVGLCRRIAEEMRARGSALEVVAPAEAEVRGDEFLLETALRNLVQNAVDFSPPGAPVEVRIERRDDRVLVRVLDSGSGLPDYAIDRVFERFYSLPRPSTGRKSSGLGLCFVRETASLHHGRVTLANRENSVGAEATLDLPCI from the coding sequence AGGAGCCCATGGTCGACACGGCGGAGATTCTCGCCGGCATTGTTTCGCAGGAGTTCGCGACCAGCGGCCATCTTCCCCCGACGCTGGGCCCCGGCCTTCGAGCCGCCACCACTCGCGAGCTCACGGCCAAGATCTTCAACCTCCGCAAGAAGCACGTCACGATGGACGTTTACGTCACAGACGCCCGCGGCATCGTGATCTTCGATTCCGCGCACCCCGAGCGCGTGGGCCGGGATTTTTCGGGCTTCCGCGACGTGAAACGCACCCTCGAGGGAAAATACGGCGCCCGCTCCACCCGGGACGACGAGGCCGACGACATGTCCTCCGTCATGTATGTTGGCGCCCCCATTCTCGTGCATGGTGTGATCCTGGGGACGCTGACCGTTTACAAGCCGCAGCAGGCGATGCGCACGTTCATCGCCGCCGCTCGCCGCCGTCTTCTCATCGTCGCTCTCGGCGCGATCGCGGCATTTCTCCTCGTCGGCCTCCTCTTGTCGCGCTGGGTGGTCGAGCCCATCGTCCGCCTCACCCGGCACGCCGAGGCCATCAGTCGCGGGGAACGGCCGCCGCCGCCGCGCCTGCCCGGTCGCCAGTTTCGGGTGCTGGGCGACTCGCTCGAGCGCATGCGCGACGCTCTCGAGGACCGCAATTACGTCGCGTCTTACGTGCAGACGCTCAGCCACGAAATGAAGGCCCCTGTGGCCGCGATCCGCGGCGCGGCCGAGCTCCTCCAGGAGGAATTGCCGCCCGACCGGCGCGAGCAATTTCTGACGAACATCGGCACGGAATCCATTCGCCTTCAGAACCTCATCGAGCAGCTACTGGCCCTCTCCTCGCTCGAGAGTCGCAAGCGCCTCGAGAATCCGCAGCCCGTCGATCTTGTGGGCCTTTGCCGCCGCATTGCCGAGGAAATGCGGGCCCGCGGCTCGGCTCTGGAAGTGGTTGCGCCGGCCGAAGCCGAGGTGCGCGGTGATGAGTTCCTGCTCGAGACCGCCCTTCGCAATCTCGTGCAGAATGCCGTCGACTTCTCGCCGCCCGGCGCGCCAGTGGAGGTCCGCATCGAGCGCCGCGACGACCGGGTCCTCGTTCGGGTGCTCGACTCCGGTTCCGGCCTGCCCGACTACGCCATCGATCGTGTTTTCGAGCGATTTTACTCGCTCCCGCGTCCGTCGACCGGCCGCAAAAGCTCCGGGCTCGGGTTGTGCTTTGTGCGGGAGACGGCATCGCTGCACCACGGCCGCGTCACTCTCGCGAATCGGGAAAATTCCGTCGGGGCCGAGGCCACGCTGGACCTGCCTTGCATCTAG
- a CDS encoding YggS family pyridoxal phosphate-dependent enzyme has translation MSEVAKNLAEIHARMAAAAARACRDVAGIELVAVSKKMPAEAVRAAWEAGQPVFAESRVQEADPKIAELPGTLRWQFIGHLQKNKVRRALPLFELFHGIDTLELAQVVDRIAGEEGLFPRVLLEVNVAGEASKFGLDPAALERDLDALLALPRLQIEGLMTIAPYADDPEAARPHFCALRELRDRLATRTGLPFGTLSMGMSGDFEAAIEEGATLVRVGTAIFGAR, from the coding sequence ATGAGTGAGGTGGCCAAGAATCTGGCGGAAATCCATGCCCGCATGGCTGCTGCCGCTGCCCGGGCTTGCCGGGATGTGGCCGGGATCGAGCTCGTCGCCGTCTCGAAGAAGATGCCCGCGGAGGCTGTGCGCGCGGCCTGGGAAGCCGGCCAGCCGGTGTTTGCCGAGAGCCGGGTGCAGGAGGCCGATCCGAAGATCGCCGAGCTGCCCGGCACGCTGCGGTGGCAATTCATCGGCCATCTGCAAAAGAACAAGGTTCGTCGCGCCCTGCCGCTCTTCGAGCTTTTCCACGGCATCGACACGCTCGAGCTCGCCCAGGTCGTCGATCGCATCGCGGGCGAGGAAGGATTGTTTCCGCGGGTTCTGCTCGAGGTGAATGTCGCGGGCGAGGCCTCGAAGTTCGGTCTCGATCCCGCCGCGCTGGAGCGTGATCTCGACGCGCTGCTGGCGTTGCCGCGCCTGCAGATCGAGGGCCTGATGACGATCGCGCCCTATGCGGACGATCCCGAGGCCGCGCGGCCGCACTTCTGCGCGCTGCGGGAGCTGCGCGATCGGCTCGCGACGCGCACCGGGCTGCCCTTCGGCACGCTCTCGATGGGGATGAGTGGAGATTTCGAAGCGGCGATCGAGGAAGGCGCCACGCTCGTCCGCGTCGGCACAGCGATTTTTGGAGCCCGGTGA